The sequence GATAACGATAGTGATGGACAAGATGAAGAAATAGGGTCTTTTCATCTTTTGATTTTTATTTTTTATCTTATCAGCTTTTGCTTTCCTGTGGGGCTTTCTGATTTGAAAGAGAAGCCGAATAAGTTTTTCTCTGAAATATACTTATGGCAAAATTCCTGGTGATTGGAGACCTTCACGGGCAGATTCCGGATATTCACTTTAAGGATTTCGATGCGGTTCTTTTTACTGGGGACGTTTGTGATACCGGCTTTTTAAGAGACATTCAGTTCAGGCAGATTGCCTTAAAACAAAAAGAACCTTCGTACAAGATGAAGAATTGGTTTTCGATAACTGGAAAAGCCAAGGCAAAAAAACTTGTCAAGGAGTCCCTTAAGGGCGGGCGCAAGTCTCTTGAATCTCTCAATTCTCTTGGAGTTCCGGTATATCTGGTGCCTGGAAATGCAGACTGGACCAAGGAAAAATCAACATGGGATTTTTTGAAGAAAGACCATTTCGCTGGAATTATGAAGGGCCTGAAAAACATTAAGAATGTCCACAAGAAAATTTCTGATACTGGAGAATTTCAGGTTATTGGCTATGGCCTTTCCTTCGGGCCGGAG is a genomic window of Candidatus Aenigmatarchaeota archaeon containing:
- a CDS encoding metallophosphoesterase; the protein is MAKFLVIGDLHGQIPDIHFKDFDAVLFTGDVCDTGFLRDIQFRQIALKQKEPSYKMKNWFSITGKAKAKKLVKESLKGGRKSLESLNSLGVPVYLVPGNADWTKEKSTWDFLKKDHFAGIMKGLKNIKNVHKKISDTGEFQVIGYGLSFGPEFPQHKEDLRFFDEKKLVARRKTFDKTCSQMREIFKRAERPVIFLSHNVPFNTKIDRILMKESPRYGFHQGSLVTRRMVDEFQPLACIGGHMHEHYGKILLGKTICIAAGYGKDANTLLEICSRTVKVKFHKEKTK